Proteins encoded together in one Xenopus laevis strain J_2021 chromosome 6L, Xenopus_laevis_v10.1, whole genome shotgun sequence window:
- the mterf1.L gene encoding transcription termination factor 1, mitochondrial — protein MAMKGLIRTTLFCLRHMPPTCTIRIASFPHVNSAWSRFYSEQLLDTKKPESNENQSLLSNLEYMGVDITMARKRQPGILKKMITHEESLRKFLQSKGASRETIASIISRYPRAITRTYEHLQKKWEIWQSILKTDLHILKIVERSPESFFRSGDIENLQENISFLSSLGLTPKDLSQLLAKAPRTFSNRAELNKQMVYFLQDLHVCLGGENPQEFVKQIITKNIFILIRSTKRLKANIEFIQSTFKMMDKELLLWIQGSGADILDLCNTYIKRNYKNVQQKLHSLGCTENEITRIITSYPSILYLSPVNFLVKIDLLLKRGIGIDLVLETPRVLEVSVDNIKSRIDDLKEIGYNFEVNGIGILVLSQTSQVQDCAHLHTLRHRAQSKCCITSRGHP, from the coding sequence ATGGCAATGAAAGGGCTGATTCGCACCACCTTATTTTGCTTGCGTCATATGCCTCCTACATGCACGATAAGGATTGCAAGCTTTCCGCATGTTAATTCAGCATGGTCCCGATTTTATAGTGAGCAACTTCTGGACACCAAAAAACCTGAATCCAATGAAAACCAGAGCCTGCTGAGCAACCTAGAATATATGGGTGTTGACATTACAATGGCCAGAAAACGTCAGCCTGGAATCCTGAAGAAGATGATCACACACGAGGAAAGCCTGAGGAAGTTTCTGCAGTCGAAGGGAGCAAGCCGAGAAACAATCGCCAGTATTATTTCTCGTTACCCCAGGGCGATCACACGCACCTATGAACACCTGCAGAAGAAGTGGGAGATTTGGCAGAGCATTTTGAAGACAGATTTGCATATATTAAAGATCGTGGAACGCTCCCCAGAGTCTTTTTTCCGATCTGGTGACATTGAGAATTTGCAggaaaacatttctttccttagTTCCCTAGGCTTGACTCCTAAAGATCTGAGCCAACTGCTGGCCAAAGCCCCTCGAACATTCTCCAATCGAGCAGAACTCAACAAGCAGATGGTTTACTTTTTACAGGACCTGCATGTCTGTTTAGGAGGAGAAAATCCGCAGGAGTTTGTTAAGCAAATCATTaccaaaaatatattcatattaatcAGAAGTACGAAGCGCCTTAAAGCCAATATTGAATTCATTCAGTCAACGTTTAAGATGATGGATAAGGAATTGCTGCTGTGGATTCAAGGCAGCGGAGCAGACATTCTGGACCTCTGTAACACCTACATAAAGAGGAACTATAAAAATGTGCAGCAAAAGTTGCACTCCCTCGGCTGTACAGAGAACGAGATTACTCGCATTATTACCAGCTACCCTAGCATACTTTATCTGTCCCCGGTGAACTTTCTTGTCAAGATAGATCTGCTTCTTAAGCGTGGCATTGGTATCGACCTTGTGCTAGAAACGCCCAGAGTCTTAGAGGTCAGCGTCgacaatataaaaagtagaattgACGATTTGAAAGAAATTGGCTATAACTTCGAGGTGAATGGAATCGGTATTTTGGTTTTAAGCCAGACAAG